AGCGATCGACATTCTGCTTTTCAACAGCAAAGTCAAAAGCTGCTTTGGCGTAGGGGCGAGCTACAGTAATTAATTCAGACATCAGCCCCTTCCTCCTTACAGTTCAGCGACCAGTTTATCAACGATGTCGCTGTTAGCAGCTTCATCCACGGAACGTTCGATGATTTTCTCGGCGCCGGCCACAGCCAGCATCGCGACTTGCTTACGTAACTCTTCACGAGCACGTTTACGCTCAGCATCAATTTCTGCCTGCGCTTGCGTGAGGATCTTGTTACGTTCCTGCTCAGCTTCCGCTTTCACTTCGTCCAAAATCTGTGCACGACGTTTATTTGCCTGCTCGATAATGACCTGAGCTTCTTCTTTCGCTTTTTTCAGCTGGTCGGTCGCATTAGCCTGCGCGAGATCCAGATCTTTTTTGGCACGTTCGGCGGAAGCAAGGCCTTCAGCAATTTCTTTCTGGCGCTTTTCGATAGCAGCCATAATCGGCGGCCATACGTACTTCATGCAGAACGCGACAAACAGGATGAACGCGATAGCCTGGCCGAGGATTGTTGCGTTAATGTTCACAGCACAATGCCTCTTGTTAAATTAACTTACTCTGCCGCATCAAGGAGAAGCGGCAGAATCCGTTCGCCAAACATGAGATGAATGGCGAACCCTCGATCATCCAGCGACAGCGAACATCACGTAGAGACCCAGACCAACAGCGATCATCGGGATTGCATCCACCAGACCCATCACAACAAAGAACTGCGTACGCAGCAGAGGAATCAGATCCGGTTGACGCGCGGCGCCTTCCAGGAATTTACCTCCGAGGATGCCGATACCGATCGCAGCACCGATTGCCGCCAGGCCCATCATCACAGCGGCAGCCATGTACAGCAGATCCATATTCAGGTTTTCCATGACAGTCTCCAGTTTGTTTCAGTTAAAAGCAGTAGTGTTGAGAAAAAAATCAATGTTCTTCAGATGCCATCGACAGATAGACAATCGTTAAGACCATGAAAATGAAAGCCTGCAGCGAAATGATCAGGATGTGGAAAATGGCCCATGGCACATTCAGGATCCACTGTGACCACC
The sequence above is drawn from the Duffyella gerundensis genome and encodes:
- the atpF gene encoding F0F1 ATP synthase subunit B, with the protein product MNINATILGQAIAFILFVAFCMKYVWPPIMAAIEKRQKEIAEGLASAERAKKDLDLAQANATDQLKKAKEEAQVIIEQANKRRAQILDEVKAEAEQERNKILTQAQAEIDAERKRAREELRKQVAMLAVAGAEKIIERSVDEAANSDIVDKLVAEL
- the atpE gene encoding F0F1 ATP synthase subunit C produces the protein MENLNMDLLYMAAAVMMGLAAIGAAIGIGILGGKFLEGAARQPDLIPLLRTQFFVVMGLVDAIPMIAVGLGLYVMFAVAG